A genomic segment from Halomonas sp. GD1P12 encodes:
- a CDS encoding histidine triad nucleotide-binding protein, with protein sequence MECLFCKIINREIPADIVYEDEHVLAFNDIDPKAPTHQLIIPKQHIATLNDIEPEHLAVVGRLQYTAARLAKEQGFAEDGYRVVMNCNGMGGQTVYHIHMHLMGGRQFTWPAG encoded by the coding sequence ATGGAGTGTCTTTTCTGCAAGATCATCAACCGCGAGATTCCCGCCGATATCGTTTATGAGGACGAGCACGTACTGGCGTTCAACGATATCGACCCCAAGGCGCCGACGCACCAGCTCATCATTCCCAAGCAGCACATCGCTACGCTCAACGATATCGAGCCCGAGCACCTGGCCGTCGTCGGCCGTCTGCAGTACACCGCCGCGCGCCTGGCCAAAGAGCAGGGCTTTGCCGAGGACGGCTATCGCGTGGTGATGAACTGTAACGGCATGGGCGGACAAACGGTCTATCATATCCACATGCATTTGATGGGCGGTCGCCAGTTCACCTGGCCGGCCGGCTGA
- a CDS encoding phosphoribulokinase, translating to MSREYPIIAVTGSSGAGTTTVRRSFERMFLREDVHAAVVDGDAFHRYTREDLQRIFREEPERKDELSHFAVEANLLDRLEGLFAEYGEHGSGTFRHYIHAEDKQKIEAGYRVGTFTEWQSLPCGTDLLFYEGLHGGLVTPEYDIARHADLLIGVAPTMNLEWIQKIDRDTKLRGYSQEAVIDTILGRMDDYVRYIQPQFSRTHINFQRVPTVDTSNPFEVQDIPTDAESFVVIRFRDPSTVDFPWLLAMIKDAFMTRPHTLVVPGARLSLAMELILAPLVRHLLAQRRFR from the coding sequence ATGTCGCGTGAATATCCCATCATTGCCGTGACCGGCTCTTCCGGGGCGGGCACTACCACGGTGCGGCGAAGCTTCGAGCGCATGTTTCTGCGCGAGGACGTGCACGCCGCGGTCGTGGATGGCGACGCCTTTCACCGCTATACCCGCGAGGATCTGCAGCGCATCTTTCGTGAAGAACCGGAGCGCAAGGATGAGCTTTCCCACTTCGCCGTCGAGGCCAACCTGCTCGACCGGCTCGAAGGGCTTTTTGCCGAGTACGGCGAGCACGGTTCGGGCACGTTTCGCCACTATATCCACGCCGAGGACAAGCAGAAGATCGAAGCCGGCTACCGCGTGGGTACCTTCACCGAGTGGCAATCGCTGCCCTGCGGCACGGATCTGCTCTTTTATGAGGGCCTGCACGGCGGACTGGTAACGCCGGAGTACGACATCGCCCGCCACGCGGATCTTTTGATCGGCGTGGCCCCCACCATGAATCTTGAGTGGATTCAAAAGATCGACCGCGACACCAAGCTTCGAGGCTACTCCCAGGAAGCGGTGATCGATACGATTCTCGGGCGCATGGACGACTACGTGCGCTATATTCAGCCGCAGTTCTCACGTACGCACATCAACTTTCAGCGCGTGCCCACCGTGGATACCTCCAACCCCTTCGAGGTGCAGGACATTCCGACGGACGCGGAGTCTTTCGTGGTGATTCGCTTTCGCGACCCCTCCACGGTGGATTTTCCCTGGCTTCTGGCCATGATCAAGGATGCGTTCATGACGCGTCCGCACACGCTGGTCGTTCCCGGGGCGAGGCTTTCGCTGGCCATGGAGCTGATTCTGGCGCCGCTGGTGCGCCATTTGCTCGCCCAGCGCCGCTTTCGCTAG
- a CDS encoding acyl-CoA thioesterase, whose product MERVTLEFPEAMIVHRHPLSVRITDMNYGRHLAHDAVVTLLAEARAQAFVALSCPEWDMGGYPSVVADLSVTFQREARFPDALVIETAVPDPEGKALVVYHRILNHRQEPVATARVTLLLIDTTARKPVAIPSELTRALDAARGD is encoded by the coding sequence ATGGAGCGCGTAACGCTGGAATTCCCTGAGGCGATGATCGTTCATCGCCACCCCCTGTCGGTGCGCATCACGGACATGAACTATGGGCGCCACCTGGCCCATGACGCCGTGGTGACGCTGCTGGCGGAAGCGCGGGCGCAGGCCTTCGTCGCGCTCTCCTGCCCGGAGTGGGACATGGGCGGCTACCCAAGCGTGGTCGCGGATTTGAGCGTGACGTTTCAGCGTGAAGCCCGCTTTCCCGACGCGCTCGTCATCGAGACCGCGGTGCCCGACCCCGAGGGCAAGGCGCTGGTCGTTTATCATCGAATACTGAACCACCGTCAGGAACCGGTGGCGACGGCGCGGGTCACGCTGCTATTGATCGATACGACGGCGCGCAAGCCCGTGGCCATCCCTTCCGAGCTTACCCGCGCGCTTGACGCCGCTCGAGGTGATTGA